A single genomic interval of Spirosoma taeanense harbors:
- a CDS encoding HNH endonuclease, giving the protein MAITDKTRKTLWARSGNRCAICRKELVAERNEHDRNLNIGDECHIISEKPNGPRYTSDHAKDHDDYGNLILLCKNHHKTIDELWETYTVDLLKTFKNNHENWIRTVIDNADNKAKANAPRFLKRLTTGKQIVDIIREVHAYQFDHDEFKSQEEAEFVSSFLQNLHDWGEASSFGDFEIGRQVQLGYELNKEIEEIEQKGFFIFGERKSSKMTNGNKDDLGVWDISTIIILRQDNPAIINAEKIIAQNQNRFN; this is encoded by the coding sequence ATGGCAATTACAGACAAAACACGAAAAACTCTTTGGGCTCGTTCAGGTAATCGATGTGCAATTTGCAGAAAAGAGTTGGTTGCAGAACGAAATGAACATGACAGAAACTTGAACATTGGTGACGAGTGTCATATTATCAGCGAGAAGCCAAATGGACCAAGATATACTTCGGATCACGCCAAAGACCACGATGATTATGGAAATTTAATCCTCCTTTGCAAAAATCATCACAAAACCATAGACGAGCTTTGGGAAACCTACACCGTTGATTTACTTAAAACTTTTAAAAATAATCACGAAAATTGGATCAGAACGGTAATTGATAATGCGGATAATAAGGCAAAAGCTAATGCACCAAGGTTTTTGAAAAGGCTTACAACGGGAAAGCAAATTGTTGACATAATAAGAGAAGTTCATGCTTACCAGTTTGATCACGATGAATTTAAATCACAAGAAGAAGCAGAGTTTGTTTCTAGTTTTCTTCAAAATCTTCATGACTGGGGTGAGGCTTCCAGCTTTGGCGATTTTGAAATAGGCAGGCAAGTTCAGCTTGGGTATGAGCTTAACAAAGAAATTGAAGAAATAGAACAAAAGGGCTTCTTTATTTTTGGAGAACGAAAAAGTTCCAAAATGACAAACGGAAACAAGGATGACCTTGGTGTGTGGGATATTTCAACTATTATTATTTTGCGCCAAGACAATCCCGCTATAATTAATGCAGAAAAAATAATAGCACAAAATCAAAATAGATTTAATTAA
- a CDS encoding DUF262 domain-containing protein produces the protein MKNFDSRTYSINDFLEWSNNGQLELNPKFQRRSVWTDTARSYLMDTIVRGKPIPKVFIRQKLNVQTRQSIREVVDGQQRLRTILSYLKDGFMISKKHHPIFGGLYFSQLNQVDENIQGSILNYEISTDLLVNMPDPEILDIFGRLNSYSVTLNEQEKINANHFGPFKTLADRVAHTFNSFWLDNKILADKEILRMADVNLSADLLIAMIEGIKSKKQIKGFYASYEREFNHDPVLLEENFSSTIETIQGIFTNGLKETEFRRIHIFYTLFTGICHLKFGIPGIDKPQREITENDFARVESRLDNINSIFVTEEGQQLTAEEQRFLEDSRRATTDKAVRERRTNYLIDLILQ, from the coding sequence ATGAAAAATTTTGACAGTAGGACATATAGCATTAATGACTTCTTAGAGTGGTCAAACAATGGGCAACTTGAATTAAATCCAAAATTTCAAAGACGTTCGGTATGGACAGATACTGCTCGGTCTTATTTAATGGATACGATTGTTCGAGGCAAACCAATTCCCAAGGTTTTCATTAGACAAAAGCTTAATGTTCAAACAAGACAGTCAATAAGAGAGGTCGTTGATGGACAACAACGTCTAAGAACAATCCTCTCATATCTAAAGGATGGATTTATGATAAGCAAAAAACATCATCCAATATTTGGTGGGTTATATTTTTCTCAGTTAAACCAAGTCGATGAAAATATACAAGGAAGCATTTTAAATTACGAAATTTCAACTGACCTTTTAGTAAACATGCCTGACCCTGAAATATTAGATATTTTTGGACGGCTCAATTCTTATTCAGTAACTCTTAATGAACAAGAGAAAATTAATGCAAATCACTTTGGTCCGTTTAAAACTTTAGCTGATAGAGTAGCTCACACTTTTAATAGCTTTTGGTTGGACAATAAAATACTAGCCGACAAAGAAATACTAAGAATGGCAGATGTTAATCTTAGTGCTGATTTACTGATTGCAATGATAGAAGGCATTAAAAGTAAAAAACAAATTAAAGGGTTCTATGCTTCTTATGAAAGAGAATTTAATCATGACCCGGTTTTACTAGAAGAAAACTTCTCATCTACAATAGAAACAATCCAAGGTATTTTTACTAATGGATTAAAAGAAACAGAGTTTAGAAGAATACATATCTTCTATACACTTTTCACTGGAATATGTCATTTAAAATTTGGAATTCCTGGAATTGACAAACCGCAGAGGGAAATAACAGAAAACGATTTTGCAAGAGTTGAAAGCCGTCTCGATAATATTAATTCAATATTTGTAACTGAAGAAGGACAACAATTAACAGCAGAAGAACAAAGGTTCCTTGAAGATAGTCGAAGGGCAACTACAGATAAAGCTGTTCGGGAAAGGAGGACAAATTATTTGATTGATTTAATTCTTCAGTGA
- a CDS encoding glycoside hydrolase family 127 protein, which produces MASLRNFGMRLLCLGIALQISLLAQVTVAQSVQRTHIIHPLKLEQVKVNDLFWSPKLNVWDSKTVYDVFDKLEGKYEPDRKDLIEEKAKLGRTRNAFLNFDLVAEGKKNTGQHDGPPWYDGLVYETIRGAADLLAEYPDPKLEQKIDSYIDRIAATQAVDPDGYLNTYTTLVKPDQRWGTNGGDDKWQHDVYNAGMLIEAAVHYYKATGKTKLLDVATKFSNFMYREMGPSPKKNVIPGHGGPEEAILKLYWLFRDEPALKAKMSVPVNENQYYQLARFWIENRGYYGEKDGSHARKSDESYNQDHMSVFQQKTIEGHAVRATLLATGVAATALENQDPRYVKTANAYWDNMIGKRMFITGGEGAIADGERFGKDFFMPESAYLESCAAIGSAFFSQRMNELQADGKYVDEMERVLYNNLLSSISLQGDHYFYENPLVATDHKRWAWHSCPCCPPMLLKMVSALPGFIYAYDDDAVYVNLFIGSDATIPHKGNNVAIKQITQYPWKGESILEVDPATTKVFTVKVRIPGWAQSKENPYGLYSSQVSEPVSLKVNGKPVAVQPQNGYVAIRRTWKKGDRIELTLPMQPRIVSPNDSIQTIKGKIALASGPIVYGLEGIDNPSLNDLTLPANTSLMLTYKADLLNGVNVITGQATDKNAKPVSFTAIPFYTFGNRGVYPYKVWVAAK; this is translated from the coding sequence ATGGCTTCCCTTCGAAATTTCGGTATGCGCTTGTTGTGTCTGGGTATCGCGTTACAAATCAGTCTGTTGGCGCAGGTGACCGTTGCGCAGTCAGTACAGCGTACGCATATCATCCACCCGCTGAAGCTGGAGCAGGTAAAGGTGAACGACCTGTTCTGGAGTCCTAAGCTGAATGTCTGGGATTCAAAAACGGTGTATGACGTGTTCGACAAGCTGGAAGGTAAGTACGAACCTGACCGTAAAGACCTGATTGAAGAGAAAGCCAAGCTCGGCCGGACACGTAACGCCTTTCTGAACTTCGACCTCGTTGCGGAGGGCAAAAAAAACACGGGGCAGCACGACGGCCCGCCCTGGTACGATGGGCTGGTGTATGAAACCATCCGGGGAGCCGCCGACCTGCTGGCCGAATACCCCGACCCGAAGCTGGAACAGAAAATCGACAGCTACATCGACCGCATTGCCGCAACTCAGGCCGTTGATCCGGACGGTTATCTCAATACGTATACGACACTGGTAAAACCCGATCAGCGGTGGGGGACCAATGGCGGGGACGATAAGTGGCAGCATGATGTGTACAATGCCGGGATGCTGATTGAAGCGGCCGTGCATTATTACAAGGCGACGGGCAAGACGAAGCTGCTCGACGTAGCCACCAAATTCAGCAACTTCATGTACCGGGAAATGGGGCCATCGCCCAAAAAGAACGTTATTCCCGGACATGGCGGCCCCGAAGAAGCCATCCTGAAACTCTACTGGCTGTTCAGGGACGAGCCGGCTCTGAAAGCTAAAATGAGCGTACCGGTCAATGAGAATCAATATTACCAACTGGCCCGGTTCTGGATCGAAAATCGAGGTTATTACGGCGAAAAAGACGGTAGCCATGCCCGCAAGAGCGATGAGTCGTACAACCAGGACCACATGTCGGTCTTTCAACAGAAAACCATCGAGGGTCATGCCGTTCGGGCGACGCTGCTGGCAACGGGCGTAGCGGCTACGGCGCTGGAGAATCAGGACCCGCGTTACGTAAAAACGGCCAATGCGTACTGGGACAATATGATCGGCAAGCGGATGTTCATCACCGGTGGCGAAGGGGCCATTGCCGATGGCGAACGTTTTGGGAAAGATTTCTTCATGCCCGAATCAGCCTATCTGGAATCCTGCGCGGCCATCGGCTCGGCTTTTTTCAGCCAGCGAATGAATGAACTGCAAGCCGACGGCAAATATGTTGATGAGATGGAACGGGTGTTATACAACAACCTGCTGTCGAGCATTTCGCTCCAGGGTGATCATTACTTTTACGAGAACCCACTGGTGGCGACCGATCACAAACGCTGGGCCTGGCATAGCTGCCCCTGTTGTCCGCCAATGCTGCTGAAAATGGTATCGGCCCTGCCGGGTTTCATCTACGCGTACGACGACGATGCTGTTTACGTCAATCTGTTTATCGGCAGCGATGCGACGATCCCGCACAAAGGCAATAACGTAGCCATAAAGCAAATCACCCAATATCCCTGGAAAGGCGAATCAATCCTTGAGGTTGACCCGGCGACTACGAAGGTGTTTACCGTAAAGGTGCGAATACCGGGCTGGGCGCAGAGCAAAGAAAATCCCTACGGCCTGTACAGCTCGCAGGTGAGTGAGCCGGTGTCGCTCAAGGTGAATGGCAAACCTGTGGCGGTGCAGCCGCAGAACGGCTACGTAGCCATCCGCCGAACCTGGAAAAAAGGCGATCGCATCGAGCTAACCTTACCGATGCAGCCCCGCATTGTCTCGCCCAACGATTCGATTCAGACGATTAAAGGAAAGATAGCGCTGGCATCCGGCCCGATCGTCTACGGACTGGAAGGCATCGACAACCCCAGCCTGAACGACCTGACGCTCCCCGCCAACACCTCACTGATGCTAACTTATAAAGCTGACCTGCTGAACGGCGTCAACGTAATTACGGGACAGGCCACCGATAAAAATGCTAAGCCTGTATCCTTCACTGCCATACCGTTCTACACCTTCGGCAACCGGGGCGTTTACCCGTATAAGGTTTGGGTGGCAGCGAAGTGA
- a CDS encoding glycosyl-4,4'-diaponeurosporenoate acyltransferase CrtO family protein, whose product MTKYVVLPAVLLVAALTIVAVAMWRGMNSFVFAWILNFMLMMVVLSFTQTFKPQLASTYYRPQPWEADGKVYTWLGVNVYRKLLVWVGWEKANKATNPVKKKLDALTHLEYTSRQSEFGHLIIFFAVLAVTLLVGVTSGLSETVWLISLNVLLNLYPIFVQRYNRPRLLRAIQRSSSTEKMLA is encoded by the coding sequence ATGACTAAATATGTAGTGCTTCCTGCTGTTTTATTAGTCGCTGCGTTGACGATAGTGGCCGTAGCTATGTGGCGGGGTATGAACTCCTTTGTGTTTGCATGGATCTTGAATTTCATGCTCATGATGGTGGTGCTTTCCTTCACGCAGACCTTTAAGCCGCAATTGGCATCGACTTACTACAGACCCCAGCCCTGGGAAGCGGACGGAAAAGTTTATACATGGCTGGGCGTTAATGTGTATAGAAAGCTCCTGGTATGGGTCGGCTGGGAAAAGGCCAACAAAGCGACCAATCCCGTAAAAAAGAAGCTGGATGCGTTAACCCATTTGGAATATACGTCTCGCCAATCCGAATTCGGGCATTTGATTATCTTCTTCGCGGTATTAGCCGTCACTCTTCTGGTCGGTGTTACGTCTGGATTGTCTGAGACCGTTTGGCTGATTAGTTTGAATGTGCTGCTAAACCTATATCCAATTTTCGTACAGCGGTACAATCGCCCCCGATTGCTAAGGGCCATTCAACGAAGCTCGTCTACCGAAAAAATGCTGGCTTAA
- the proS gene encoding proline--tRNA ligase: protein MAKAIPSRSENYSEWYNELIKKADLAENSAVRGCMVIKPYGFSIWEKMQRALDDMFKETGHSNAYFPLFIPKSFLSKEASHVEGFAKECAVVTHYRLKNAEDGSGVIVDPEAKLEEELIVRPTSETVIWSTYKNWIQSYRDLPLLINQWANVVRWEMRTRIFLRTTEFLWQEGHTAHATADEAQAETRQMLDVYAQFAEEWMAMPVIKGHKTPNERFAGADDTLCIEAMMQDGKALQAGTSHFLGQNFAKAFDVQFLNKQNQLDYVWGTSWGVSTRLMGALIMAHSDDDGLVLPPKLAPIQVVIVPIYRNDEQLEALSARLKPLVQELRKAGISVKYDDSDANKPGWKFAEYELRGVPVRLAMGGRDLENGTVEIARRDLKTKETVPFEGLTQRIKTLLDDIQRTIYEKAKAFRQENTFKVDTFEQFQEQIEKGGFLLAHWDGTSETEEAIKEATKATIRCIPFDQEDEVGVDMFSGKPSKGRVVFARAY, encoded by the coding sequence ATGGCAAAAGCGATTCCTTCCCGGAGTGAAAACTATTCCGAGTGGTATAATGAGTTAATCAAAAAGGCTGATCTGGCCGAGAATTCGGCCGTTCGGGGCTGCATGGTCATCAAGCCCTATGGCTTCTCGATCTGGGAGAAAATGCAGCGGGCCTTGGACGATATGTTTAAGGAAACGGGCCACAGCAATGCGTATTTCCCGCTGTTCATTCCGAAGTCGTTTCTGAGCAAGGAAGCCTCCCACGTCGAAGGCTTTGCGAAAGAATGCGCCGTGGTGACGCACTACCGGCTCAAAAACGCCGAAGACGGTTCAGGCGTGATCGTGGACCCCGAAGCCAAGCTTGAAGAAGAACTGATTGTACGGCCGACATCCGAAACGGTAATCTGGAGTACGTACAAAAACTGGATTCAGTCGTACCGCGACCTGCCGCTGCTCATCAACCAGTGGGCCAACGTCGTGCGCTGGGAAATGCGCACGCGGATTTTCCTCAGAACGACCGAATTTCTCTGGCAGGAGGGGCACACCGCCCACGCCACCGCCGACGAAGCGCAGGCTGAAACCCGACAGATGCTGGACGTGTATGCGCAGTTTGCGGAGGAATGGATGGCGATGCCGGTTATCAAAGGTCACAAAACGCCAAACGAACGGTTTGCGGGTGCCGACGATACGCTGTGCATTGAGGCCATGATGCAGGACGGCAAGGCGCTGCAGGCCGGTACGTCGCACTTCCTGGGGCAGAACTTCGCCAAAGCGTTCGACGTGCAGTTCCTGAACAAACAGAACCAGCTGGATTACGTCTGGGGCACATCCTGGGGCGTTTCAACGCGGCTAATGGGGGCGCTTATCATGGCCCACTCTGACGACGATGGGCTGGTGCTGCCGCCGAAACTTGCGCCCATTCAGGTTGTGATTGTGCCGATCTACCGGAACGACGAGCAACTGGAAGCCCTTTCGGCTAGGCTCAAGCCGCTCGTGCAGGAGCTACGTAAGGCGGGCATTTCGGTGAAATACGATGACTCGGACGCGAACAAACCCGGCTGGAAATTTGCCGAGTACGAACTGCGCGGAGTTCCCGTGCGGCTGGCTATGGGCGGGCGCGATCTTGAAAACGGCACCGTCGAAATTGCCCGGCGCGATCTGAAAACCAAGGAAACCGTGCCGTTCGAGGGTCTGACGCAGCGCATCAAAACCCTGCTGGATGATATTCAGCGGACTATTTACGAAAAAGCAAAAGCTTTCCGGCAGGAGAATACGTTCAAGGTGGATACGTTCGAACAGTTTCAGGAGCAGATCGAAAAAGGAGGATTTCTGCTGGCGCACTGGGACGGTACGTCGGAAACCGAAGAAGCCATCAAAGAAGCGACGAAGGCTACCATCCGCTGTATTCCCTTTGATCAGGAAGACGAAGTGGGCGTTGACATGTTTTCCGGCAAACCCTCAAAAGGTCGGGTCGTTTTCGCGAGAGCCTATTAA
- a CDS encoding pilus assembly protein, producing MKTQRLYRYLTLAALMGFWSCSSSLQTAQNAGETDDLYGNSGNAEVYASNSSDPSSVAARPSRQQQRAYRNANPDYTDEQQGYSANTDEYYTELSARKLNRGLSADPGWSDVGTNAYNSGFVNGYNAASTSAYSWNRWGFNNTGFYNGLGLGLGLSTFGYGYNSFSFGLGNPFYSPFYNSYAYSPFGYGYSPFGYGGFGSYYDPFYAYNSFYSPFYSPFYGGFGRPAYYNNVVVSGADPYRRTYNSRYDRSSGRYNDGFVNAPRSNDPNSGGRRYNGSGTSTANSSDPYYARPRQNSSRGGYYYDNGTASGGRSGSFNNAPSTAPSYNSNSTSSSDYYVRPRQNSRGSYSPSNDGYSGSRGSYQQPSYQQRTQPTYQQPTYQQPSYQSQSRGSSPSYSAPSSSGGYSGGSSSSGGGSSRGPR from the coding sequence ATGAAAACCCAACGTCTATATCGCTACCTGACGCTGGCTGCTCTGATGGGGTTCTGGAGCTGTTCCTCCAGTCTTCAGACCGCCCAGAACGCTGGCGAGACGGATGATTTGTATGGCAACTCCGGTAATGCGGAGGTTTATGCCAGCAACTCATCTGATCCCTCGTCGGTGGCTGCACGGCCATCCCGTCAGCAGCAACGTGCATACCGTAACGCCAATCCGGATTATACCGACGAACAGCAGGGCTATAGCGCCAATACGGATGAATATTACACCGAGTTGAGCGCCCGCAAACTGAACCGGGGCCTGTCGGCCGATCCGGGCTGGAGTGACGTCGGCACGAATGCCTACAACTCCGGCTTTGTCAACGGTTACAATGCTGCGTCGACTTCGGCCTATAGCTGGAACCGCTGGGGCTTTAACAACACCGGTTTCTACAACGGCCTGGGTCTGGGCTTAGGCCTGAGTACGTTTGGCTATGGCTATAACAGCTTTTCGTTCGGGCTCGGTAATCCGTTCTATTCACCGTTTTACAACAGTTATGCCTACAGCCCGTTCGGTTACGGGTATAGTCCGTTTGGCTACGGTGGATTCGGCAGCTACTACGATCCGTTCTACGCGTACAATAGTTTTTACAGCCCATTCTATTCACCGTTCTACGGTGGATTTGGTCGCCCGGCTTATTACAACAACGTAGTTGTATCCGGAGCGGATCCATACCGGAGAACGTATAACTCGCGTTATGACCGTTCATCTGGCCGTTATAATGATGGGTTTGTGAACGCTCCCCGTTCCAATGATCCTAACAGTGGCGGACGTCGGTATAACGGCTCGGGCACCAGCACGGCTAACTCCAGCGATCCGTATTACGCCCGTCCCCGCCAGAACAGCAGCCGGGGTGGCTACTACTACGATAATGGCACGGCCAGCGGTGGTCGTTCGGGTTCGTTCAATAACGCACCTTCGACGGCGCCGTCTTATAATAGCAACAGCACGTCCTCGAGCGATTATTACGTCCGGCCTCGTCAGAACAGCCGGGGCAGCTACTCGCCCTCGAACGATGGGTACAGCGGCAGCCGGGGTAGTTACCAGCAGCCCAGCTATCAACAGCGGACGCAGCCGACCTATCAGCAACCAACCTACCAGCAACCGTCGTACCAAAGCCAGAGCCGGGGCAGCTCACCAAGTTACAGCGCGCCTAGCAGTAGTGGCGGATACTCAGGTGGTAGTAGCTCATCAGGTGGAGGAAGCTCGCGCGGCCCACGCTAA
- a CDS encoding PorV/PorQ family protein encodes MKKISFLFVTALITQASFGQGPAVDYADDAFRYSDQVINGTARFRGMGGNQTALGGDASSIFGNPAGLGFYNRSELSISPSFNITSNQSNFLGSSTTGLKNKGSVGQFSLVLAGGNNGSRRWRRSALGISYSQSLNFNETIDAAGLNRNNNSSFLQQYINDANARNINSTDLDNEYNSNTNSAASGAGAAYQLYLINPTEYNNGSAGPPYTRFDNSPNQPLNQRATLTRTGAQSQWTIAYSGNLDDKLYIGGALALTRLRYNSDYTLNESVQSSRAFSGYSRNSVLDVTGNGIQLSFGLIYKLDPSLQIGASLHSPSFYGVREDYSQTLSAQAINPNLQTNNNNIAIAPEPTFTYSLTSPFRTSGGVTYFLGKNKIGLITASAEYVGYGGMRVRTTEFDVQGNTDFRNDVRLAVQDRYQNVVNFRAGAEVRAGLLRLRAGAGYFPTAYKLNLFRVVPEDRAKVLFTAGLGIRNERFFADIAGSYYTFKSGLAPYELPNDQDTPTVATSAQRTNVTLSVGVFF; translated from the coding sequence ATGAAAAAAATCAGTTTTCTCTTCGTTACCGCCCTGATCACGCAGGCTTCGTTTGGGCAGGGTCCCGCTGTTGACTATGCCGATGATGCATTTCGCTATTCCGATCAGGTTATCAACGGTACGGCCCGCTTTCGGGGAATGGGTGGCAACCAGACCGCCCTCGGTGGAGATGCCAGTTCCATTTTCGGCAACCCCGCCGGTCTGGGCTTTTATAACCGCTCCGAGCTGAGCATCAGCCCTTCGTTTAATATCACCAGCAACCAAAGTAACTTTCTGGGCAGCAGCACAACCGGACTCAAGAATAAGGGAAGTGTAGGGCAGTTTAGTCTGGTGCTGGCTGGTGGCAACAACGGCAGCCGTCGGTGGCGCCGGTCAGCCCTGGGCATTTCCTATTCGCAGTCACTTAACTTCAACGAGACAATCGATGCTGCCGGGCTAAACCGGAACAATAACTCGTCATTTCTGCAGCAGTATATTAACGATGCGAACGCGCGGAACATCAACAGCACGGATCTCGATAATGAGTATAACTCCAATACGAATTCAGCCGCGTCGGGAGCCGGAGCCGCTTATCAGCTCTATCTGATCAACCCAACGGAATACAACAACGGCTCGGCCGGACCACCTTATACCCGCTTCGATAATTCACCGAATCAGCCACTCAATCAGCGGGCGACGCTGACCCGCACGGGTGCCCAGTCGCAGTGGACGATCGCTTACTCGGGTAACCTCGATGATAAGCTCTATATTGGAGGTGCTCTGGCCCTCACGCGCCTGCGGTACAACTCCGACTATACCTTGAATGAGTCAGTGCAGAGTAGCCGGGCCTTTAGTGGTTACTCTCGTAACAGTGTGCTCGACGTAACGGGGAACGGTATTCAGCTATCGTTCGGATTGATTTACAAACTTGATCCAAGTTTACAGATTGGCGCTTCGCTCCATTCGCCTTCTTTCTACGGAGTACGGGAAGATTATAGCCAGACGCTGTCGGCACAGGCCATAAACCCCAACCTGCAGACCAATAACAACAACATCGCCATCGCGCCGGAGCCGACCTTTACGTATTCGCTCACGTCGCCGTTTCGGACATCGGGGGGCGTAACGTACTTTCTGGGTAAAAACAAGATCGGTCTGATTACAGCCTCGGCAGAATACGTTGGGTATGGTGGTATGCGCGTTCGGACGACCGAATTTGATGTGCAGGGGAATACCGATTTCCGCAATGATGTGCGCCTGGCGGTGCAGGACCGGTATCAGAATGTGGTTAACTTCCGGGCCGGGGCCGAAGTTCGGGCGGGCCTCCTACGCTTACGGGCAGGGGCTGGTTATTTTCCAACGGCGTATAAGCTGAACCTCTTCCGTGTTGTTCCGGAAGATCGGGCTAAGGTGCTGTTTACTGCGGGCCTGGGCATTCGCAACGAGCGCTTCTTCGCCGACATCGCCGGCAGTTATTATACCTTTAAGTCGGGCCTGGCTCCCTATGAACTACCTAACGATCAGGATACCCCAACCGTAGCGACGTCTGCCCAGCGGACAAACGTTACCTTATCAGTAGGTGTGTTCTTCTAG
- a CDS encoding shikimate kinase has translation MKNIFLIGMPSSGKSTLGKRIADVLHYRFIDTDKLIVRDEGRSIPAIFAESGETYFREAERRILRTIRPGDSLVVSTGGGMPCFHDNMAYINATGVSVFLDVPVETLVQRMVAHAQDDRPLYNANDPDLINDLRQRYVSRLPFYSQADITLPGEATADDLLEEIGKWL, from the coding sequence ATGAAAAACATCTTCTTAATCGGTATGCCATCGTCCGGCAAGAGCACGCTGGGCAAGCGCATTGCCGATGTACTTCATTACCGGTTTATTGATACCGATAAACTAATCGTTCGGGACGAGGGGCGCTCGATCCCAGCCATCTTTGCCGAATCGGGAGAGACTTATTTCCGGGAAGCCGAACGGCGGATACTGCGCACGATCCGGCCCGGCGATAGTCTGGTAGTATCAACGGGCGGAGGGATGCCCTGCTTCCACGACAACATGGCGTATATCAACGCTACGGGCGTATCAGTGTTTCTGGACGTACCCGTCGAGACGCTGGTGCAGCGGATGGTGGCGCACGCGCAGGACGACCGACCGCTATACAACGCGAACGATCCTGACCTGATTAATGATCTGCGACAGCGTTACGTAAGCCGGTTGCCGTTCTATAGTCAGGCTGACATAACCCTTCCTGGCGAAGCCACCGCCGATGATCTTCTGGAAGAAATCGGCAAGTGGTTATAA